A window from Roseofilum capinflatum BLCC-M114 encodes these proteins:
- a CDS encoding diguanylate cyclase domain-containing protein, with product MNQVTLNVLLIEDNPADVRLIETLLQRTQGCHYHIDRVETLAQAIESAIKNSYAVILLDLSLPDARGLETCQTMYAQAPHIPMIVLTGLDDEVTAISALKAGAQDYIFKNELRPNMLTRAIHYAIRRKETLEKLRQSEARYRGIIEDQTEFICRFLADGTITFINRAFSLFCHQEPESLVGQCISYGLFNQDWSELQTQLAKITVNSPTVTLELPISSHDSPVIWQSWTIRGIFTSQKTLAEYQAVGRDITDTKQVELILRQQAQQEKIFSIITQKIRQSLNLEEILKTTVREVRKLLQVDRVLIYSVQPQESLNVLVESVAAGYGSVVGETIEKVNLEEVLDYGQTSDLKLGVIEQIPPQARSAFEETLHQWQVKSQLVIQIKCFELPLPDQDMGIESPQELLQKTPESLWGLLALQDCRSPRSWPEEQLELLQKITHQVAIAIRQGQLYQQLAQTNQILQQMATLDGLTGIANRRRFDQYLAIEWRRLAREGAPLSIILCDIDHFKLYNDTYGHQAGDDCLRKVAQAIASSAQRPADLVARYGGEEFVVVLPYTPLDGALQVAEKIQQQINSMHMEHLASPISSYLTLSLGVAAQIPQLEIEPYQLLINADEALYQSKAQGRNTIQTHGLSLEGHSSFV from the coding sequence GTGAATCAAGTTACCCTAAATGTACTATTGATTGAAGATAATCCTGCCGATGTTCGTCTGATTGAAACCTTACTCCAGAGGACACAAGGGTGTCATTACCACATCGATCGCGTGGAAACCCTGGCCCAAGCCATAGAATCAGCGATCAAAAATTCCTATGCAGTGATTTTATTAGACTTGTCTTTACCAGATGCCAGAGGCTTAGAAACTTGTCAAACCATGTATGCACAAGCTCCCCATATTCCCATGATTGTGCTGACCGGTTTAGATGATGAAGTAACCGCGATCTCTGCCCTGAAAGCCGGGGCCCAGGATTATATTTTTAAGAATGAATTGCGTCCGAACATGCTCACCCGCGCCATTCATTATGCGATTAGACGCAAAGAAACCCTAGAAAAGTTACGGCAAAGTGAAGCCCGTTACCGAGGAATCATTGAAGATCAAACGGAATTTATTTGTCGGTTTTTAGCCGATGGAACCATTACTTTTATTAACCGAGCCTTTAGTTTGTTTTGCCATCAAGAGCCGGAATCTTTGGTGGGTCAATGTATTTCCTATGGACTCTTCAATCAAGACTGGTCTGAACTTCAGACACAGTTGGCAAAAATAACAGTCAACAGTCCTACCGTGACTCTAGAGCTACCGATCTCTTCCCACGATTCCCCTGTGATATGGCAATCGTGGACGATTCGTGGGATTTTCACCTCCCAGAAAACCCTGGCCGAATATCAGGCAGTGGGTCGCGATATTACCGATACCAAGCAGGTAGAATTAATCTTAAGACAACAAGCACAACAGGAAAAAATTTTTAGCATTATCACTCAAAAAATTCGCCAATCCCTAAATTTAGAAGAAATCTTAAAAACGACAGTTCGTGAAGTGCGTAAACTGTTGCAGGTAGATCGAGTGTTAATCTATAGCGTGCAACCTCAAGAAAGTTTAAATGTTTTGGTGGAATCCGTCGCTGCCGGTTATGGCTCAGTGGTTGGGGAAACAATTGAAAAGGTCAACCTAGAAGAGGTGTTAGATTATGGGCAAACCTCTGACTTAAAACTGGGGGTGATTGAACAAATTCCGCCCCAAGCTCGTTCTGCCTTTGAAGAAACGTTACACCAGTGGCAGGTGAAATCTCAATTAGTGATTCAAATCAAATGCTTTGAGTTACCGTTACCGGATCAAGACATGGGGATAGAGTCTCCCCAAGAGTTACTGCAAAAAACCCCAGAGTCTCTGTGGGGTCTTTTGGCTTTACAGGATTGCCGATCGCCTCGCTCGTGGCCAGAAGAACAACTAGAATTACTGCAAAAAATTACTCATCAAGTGGCGATCGCCATCCGTCAAGGGCAACTCTATCAACAACTGGCCCAAACCAATCAAATACTACAACAAATGGCCACCCTAGACGGCTTAACCGGTATCGCCAACCGACGACGCTTCGATCAATATTTAGCCATCGAATGGCGCAGACTCGCTCGCGAGGGCGCTCCCCTCTCCATTATTCTATGCGATATTGACCACTTCAAGCTCTATAATGACACCTACGGACATCAAGCCGGAGATGACTGCTTACGGAAAGTTGCCCAGGCGATCGCCTCCTCTGCCCAACGTCCAGCCGATTTAGTCGCTCGCTATGGTGGGGAAGAATTTGTGGTGGTTCTTCCTTACACTCCCCTCGACGGCGCTCTCCAAGTTGCTGAGAAGATTCAACAGCAAATTAATTCTATGCACATGGAACATCTTGCTTCCCCAATCAGCTCCTATCTCACCTTGTCTCTAGGGGTTGCGGCTCAGATTCCCCAACTCGAAATTGAACCCTATCAATTACTGATTAATGCCGATGAAGCCTTATATCAATCAAAAGCTCAGGGACGCAATACCATTCAAACCCACGGATTAAGCTTAGAGGGCCACTCCAGTTTTGTCTAG
- a CDS encoding response regulator, whose translation MNFSSEPIHILLVEDSPSQAALTVQAFRKGSIQHQIHVVESGEQAIAFLHHQEPYHRSPRPHIILLDIKLPTKSGLEVLAEIKADLSLRVIPVIMLSNSENEADILSSYQNYANCYLNKPSSLDQFQDLIRLVEQFWLTSVKLPPISGTIF comes from the coding sequence TTGAATTTCAGTTCTGAACCGATTCATATTTTGTTGGTAGAAGACTCGCCCAGTCAAGCTGCCTTGACCGTGCAGGCCTTTCGCAAAGGCTCGATCCAACATCAGATCCATGTCGTAGAGAGTGGAGAACAGGCGATCGCCTTTTTGCATCACCAGGAACCCTATCATCGCAGTCCACGGCCCCATATCATTCTCTTAGATATTAAATTACCCACTAAAAGCGGTTTAGAAGTCTTAGCCGAAATCAAAGCCGATCTATCTCTGCGAGTAATTCCCGTCATCATGCTCAGTAACTCAGAAAACGAAGCTGATATTCTCTCAAGTTACCAAAATTATGCCAATTGTTATCTCAATAAACCCTCTTCCTTAGATCAATTCCAAGACTTGATCCGTCTGGTCGAACAATTTTGGTTAACTTCCGTTAAGCTTCCGCCCATATCCGGTACAATATTTTAA
- a CDS encoding PAS domain-containing sensor histidine kinase: protein MNSTEQLNYPFTGHSSFGFWHQHKNFCPPQIWERFNFVQTQLQEVIQENQRLRHLLNQTEERYTLAISSSQVGVWDWNLQTNEMYISPNLKEILGYQDEEIPNCIESWVALVHPDDREMTMKLAQEHLEGINGLYEVEHRMVHKDGSVRWILARGIAFRDSAGKPYRMAGTDTDITAQKQSSNLIQGLLDRLLRVIKTVGEGITLSDERGYFSIFNPKMESLTGYSQEEANKADNFLSLLYPNPEKLSKVADQIVQVRDRGKIEDVETVIRTKDGQEKTLLVSTSIIWEEERHWYLSIYRDITDRKRTEEELRQSKRFIEQLTDASPELLYLYDLQREKNIYVNRSLEGLSGYSPEDMYSQDTYFFKDIYHPDELELVQNIKQEWLGLADGEVQEVEYRVRHQNGSWVWLRSRNMVFKRDEQGVPIEILGTAIDITTHKLIELQLWESEARLHTIINSASDGLLIVDLQGIIQFVNPAAAQLFNRPISSLVHHEFGQPLTVGNVTEIDLIQGQNLMGVGEMSVSQTYWLGEPVYVVSIRDITERRQAEEALRESEQRFRQLADNVQDVFWLATTHPYEIEYMSPAYEQVWERSLSAVYEPDFSWLESVDPQDRDRVKQTLDEQRQGNYTFCEYRIRCPNGKTRWIWDRAFPIEDQWGNIERVAGIAEDITDRKQAEQELKYRLKLETALSEVSKWLTRHDAFDFDDLLGILGEAMAASRVYLIRLNPEETQLSLTDEWLNAESGSFRDRFQNLDVAPFSWWFEKLRQQDILIINSLEDLPAIAQVEKAYLQSLHIGSLLAVPIWTASGKLWGQIKCESNQENPKQWSVEDGRILQVVGEMLYTHIARQQAQLEQQEAIAQQIRQQEELARSNAELQQFAYIASHDLQEPLRGVVSFSQLLKEDYGHCLDGEGENYLHFILSEGQRMQGLIQDLLAFSRVRTCAQEMLPTDLEDVRQQVLMNLNIAIEESGATLTHDPLPTLYADRSQMVQLWQNLCSNALKFRSDRPLAIHLGAKYQNSHWLFWVQDNGIGIDPRYAERIFAIFQRLHSQSAFAGTGIGLAICHKIVARHGGKIWVESNLNQGATFYFTMPNRT, encoded by the coding sequence ATGAATAGTACAGAGCAGTTAAATTATCCGTTTACAGGACACTCTAGTTTTGGATTTTGGCATCAGCACAAAAACTTTTGTCCGCCTCAAATTTGGGAGCGTTTCAATTTTGTGCAAACCCAATTACAGGAAGTCATTCAAGAAAATCAAAGATTAAGGCATTTACTCAATCAAACAGAAGAACGGTATACCCTGGCTATTTCGAGTAGTCAAGTGGGAGTTTGGGATTGGAATTTACAAACCAATGAAATGTATATCTCTCCCAACTTAAAAGAAATTTTGGGATACCAAGATGAAGAAATACCCAATTGTATTGAATCTTGGGTTGCCTTAGTTCATCCTGACGATCGGGAAATGACGATGAAGTTAGCTCAAGAGCATTTAGAGGGTATAAATGGGCTGTATGAAGTTGAGCATCGGATGGTGCATAAAGATGGCAGTGTTCGCTGGATTTTAGCGCGGGGAATTGCGTTTAGAGACAGTGCAGGCAAGCCTTATCGCATGGCGGGTACAGATACAGATATTACGGCTCAAAAGCAAAGCTCTAATCTAATCCAAGGATTATTAGATCGTCTCTTACGGGTGATTAAGACAGTGGGAGAGGGGATTACTCTCAGTGATGAACGGGGATATTTTAGTATTTTTAATCCTAAGATGGAAAGTTTGACCGGATATTCTCAGGAAGAAGCCAATAAAGCTGATAACTTTTTAAGTTTATTGTATCCTAATCCAGAAAAATTAAGTAAAGTTGCTGATCAAATTGTGCAGGTGCGCGATCGCGGTAAAATAGAGGATGTAGAAACAGTGATTCGCACGAAGGATGGGCAAGAGAAAACCTTATTGGTTTCTACGTCGATTATTTGGGAAGAAGAGCGACATTGGTATTTGAGTATTTATCGAGACATTACGGATCGCAAGCGTACAGAGGAAGAGTTGCGCCAAAGTAAACGCTTTATTGAACAACTCACGGATGCTTCACCGGAATTGCTCTATTTGTATGATTTACAAAGAGAGAAAAATATTTATGTCAATCGTTCCCTAGAAGGACTGTCAGGTTATTCTCCTGAAGATATGTATTCCCAAGATACTTATTTTTTTAAGGATATATATCATCCCGATGAATTGGAGTTAGTTCAAAATATAAAACAGGAGTGGTTAGGGTTAGCCGATGGGGAAGTTCAGGAGGTGGAATATCGAGTTCGTCATCAGAATGGGTCTTGGGTGTGGCTGCGATCGCGCAATATGGTCTTTAAGCGCGATGAGCAAGGGGTTCCGATCGAAATTTTAGGGACAGCCATTGATATTACCACCCATAAATTGATTGAATTGCAACTCTGGGAAAGTGAGGCGCGACTGCATACCATTATTAATAGTGCTTCTGATGGCTTGTTAATTGTGGATCTCCAAGGAATCATTCAGTTTGTGAATCCCGCAGCCGCTCAGTTGTTTAATCGTCCCATTTCTAGCTTAGTCCATCATGAATTCGGTCAACCTCTGACCGTGGGTAATGTGACCGAAATTGATTTAATTCAAGGACAGAACCTGATGGGGGTGGGAGAAATGAGTGTTTCTCAAACCTATTGGTTGGGCGAACCCGTTTATGTGGTGAGTATTCGCGATATTACGGAACGAAGACAAGCTGAAGAAGCGCTGCGGGAGAGCGAACAACGGTTTCGCCAGTTGGCTGATAATGTTCAAGATGTATTTTGGTTGGCTACAACCCATCCCTATGAGATTGAATATATGAGTCCTGCCTATGAACAAGTGTGGGAGCGATCGCTCTCAGCCGTCTATGAGCCTGATTTTTCCTGGTTAGAGAGTGTCGATCCCCAGGATCGCGATCGCGTTAAGCAAACCTTGGACGAACAAAGACAGGGGAACTATACCTTTTGTGAATATCGGATTCGTTGTCCGAATGGCAAAACCCGGTGGATTTGGGATCGAGCCTTTCCAATAGAAGATCAATGGGGGAATATTGAACGAGTGGCTGGAATTGCAGAAGATATTACGGATCGCAAACAAGCGGAGCAAGAATTAAAATATCGTCTCAAACTGGAAACGGCTTTATCTGAAGTCTCTAAATGGTTAACCCGCCATGATGCCTTCGATTTTGACGATCTCTTGGGTATACTCGGCGAAGCGATGGCAGCCAGTCGAGTATATCTCATTCGGCTCAACCCAGAAGAAACCCAATTGAGTCTCACGGATGAATGGTTAAATGCTGAGAGTGGCTCCTTTCGCGATCGCTTTCAAAACCTAGATGTGGCTCCTTTTAGCTGGTGGTTTGAGAAGCTGCGTCAACAGGACATTTTGATTATCAATTCCCTTGAGGATCTCCCGGCGATCGCCCAAGTCGAGAAAGCCTATTTACAATCCTTGCACATTGGTTCCCTCTTAGCGGTTCCCATTTGGACTGCATCGGGAAAACTTTGGGGACAAATTAAATGCGAGTCGAATCAGGAGAACCCCAAACAATGGTCGGTTGAAGATGGCAGAATTTTACAGGTCGTTGGGGAAATGCTCTATACCCATATTGCTCGCCAACAAGCGCAACTCGAGCAACAAGAGGCGATCGCCCAACAAATCCGCCAACAGGAAGAATTAGCCCGCTCTAATGCCGAATTACAGCAATTCGCCTATATTGCCTCCCATGATTTACAGGAACCCCTGCGAGGAGTCGTCAGTTTCAGTCAACTGTTGAAAGAAGATTATGGCCATTGTCTTGATGGTGAAGGAGAAAACTATCTTCACTTTATCCTCAGTGAAGGACAACGAATGCAAGGGTTGATTCAGGATTTATTAGCCTTTTCGCGGGTGAGAACTTGCGCTCAAGAGATGTTGCCCACGGATCTTGAGGACGTGCGACAACAGGTTTTGATGAACTTAAACATCGCCATCGAGGAAAGTGGTGCTACTCTTACCCACGATCCCTTACCCACCCTTTACGCCGATCGCTCCCAGATGGTGCAACTGTGGCAAAATTTATGCAGTAATGCCCTTAAGTTTCGCAGCGATCGGCCCCTAGCAATTCACCTGGGAGCCAAATACCAAAATTCCCATTGGCTCTTTTGGGTGCAGGATAATGGCATTGGCATCGATCCCCGTTATGCCGAGCGCATCTTTGCCATCTTCCAAAGACTCCATTCCCAAAGCGCTTTTGCCGGTACAGGTATTGGGTTGGCCATCTGTCATAAAATTGTTGCCCGTCATGGGGGAAAAATTTGGGTAGAGTCCAACCTTAACCAGGGAGCAACATTTTACTTTACAATGCCTAATCGCACCTAA
- a CDS encoding DUF1823 family protein has protein sequence MLSNLPELTDETIWAIVDETLEDSLDDRIVNELVWHYLGYRYHAETQTWDISQVMEDWGEVYPEPPDFIGSRPATLKLTRSIPPENKQLLKQELGFKGYKIGEFGPRQTRRATMANWLLSYRNLNR, from the coding sequence ATGCTATCTAACTTACCTGAGCTGACTGACGAAACGATATGGGCGATAGTAGATGAAACTCTAGAAGATAGCCTAGACGATCGAATAGTCAATGAATTAGTGTGGCACTATTTAGGCTATCGTTATCATGCAGAGACCCAAACTTGGGATATTAGCCAAGTGATGGAGGATTGGGGGGAAGTGTATCCTGAACCCCCTGATTTTATCGGTTCTCGTCCAGCGACCCTAAAATTGACTCGCTCAATTCCCCCAGAAAATAAACAACTTCTGAAACAAGAATTAGGATTTAAGGGTTATAAAATTGGTGAATTTGGCCCGCGACAAACCCGGAGAGCAACGATGGCGAATTGGTTACTCAGTTATCGTAACCTTAATCGGTAA
- a CDS encoding NCS2 family permease, with the protein MNEDQERPQSPSLSLEQKIGRFFQWDALKTSWGTEVLAGATTFITMAYILVVNPDILSNAIFLQESRDLFGELVIATAFSAAIASLVMGCYAKYPFALAPGMGLNAYFAFSIVLRLGIDWRVALTAVFLEGLIFIALTLFNIRARMVTAIPACIKHSTAAGIGLFITYIGLKNGGLIVANEVTTTALGDLSNPVALIAIFGIMITSAFLARRIRGALLLGILATAVLAWILGVAQLPSGILAVPQWPSDLFGQALVGLGNLNQIPFWELLAILFVLLFVDLFDTVGTLAGIGMKAGLINDRGELPRASQAFMADAVGTTVGAILGTSTVTTYIESASGISEGGRSGFTAVVTAALFALSIFFIPLISGIPPFATAPALVIIGVLMMGSVRSIHWDDPAESIPGFLTLVFIPLSFSIAEGLAIGFITYPLLKSFQGKMQEVRPAVWAIAAIFTLRFVLMGLHIGG; encoded by the coding sequence ATGAATGAAGACCAGGAACGCCCTCAGTCTCCTTCCTTATCTTTAGAACAAAAGATAGGTCGGTTTTTCCAATGGGATGCCTTAAAGACGAGTTGGGGCACGGAAGTATTGGCTGGGGCGACGACGTTTATTACGATGGCCTATATTTTGGTGGTCAATCCGGATATTTTGTCGAACGCCATTTTTTTACAAGAAAGTCGAGATTTATTCGGAGAATTGGTGATTGCCACAGCATTTTCGGCGGCGATCGCCTCTTTGGTGATGGGATGTTATGCCAAATATCCGTTTGCCCTGGCTCCAGGCATGGGATTGAACGCCTATTTTGCCTTTTCTATTGTCCTCAGATTGGGGATTGATTGGCGGGTCGCCTTAACAGCAGTATTTCTGGAAGGGCTGATTTTTATTGCCCTAACTCTCTTTAATATTCGCGCTCGCATGGTGACGGCCATTCCGGCTTGTATCAAACACTCGACTGCGGCTGGGATTGGTTTATTTATTACTTACATTGGGCTGAAAAATGGTGGCTTAATTGTGGCCAATGAGGTGACAACAACAGCTTTGGGTGATTTGAGTAACCCGGTAGCCTTAATCGCAATTTTTGGGATTATGATCACCTCGGCGTTTCTGGCTCGGCGCATTCGCGGGGCCCTATTGTTAGGAATTTTGGCCACGGCGGTGTTGGCTTGGATTTTGGGCGTTGCCCAGCTACCCAGTGGTATTCTGGCGGTTCCCCAATGGCCGAGTGATTTGTTCGGTCAAGCGTTGGTAGGCTTGGGAAACCTGAATCAAATTCCGTTTTGGGAACTGTTGGCGATTCTGTTTGTCCTGCTGTTTGTAGATTTATTTGATACCGTAGGGACTTTGGCTGGCATTGGAATGAAGGCGGGTTTAATTAATGATCGGGGGGAATTGCCACGGGCCAGTCAAGCGTTTATGGCGGATGCTGTGGGGACGACGGTGGGGGCAATTTTAGGCACGTCAACGGTAACGACTTACATTGAGTCGGCTTCGGGAATTTCTGAAGGGGGGCGATCGGGATTTACGGCTGTAGTTACGGCTGCATTGTTTGCACTGTCGATTTTCTTTATTCCCCTCATTTCTGGTATTCCCCCCTTTGCCACTGCCCCCGCATTGGTGATTATTGGGGTACTGATGATGGGAAGTGTACGGTCAATTCATTGGGACGATCCGGCCGAGTCTATTCCTGGGTTTCTGACGCTGGTGTTTATTCCCCTGAGCTTTTCGATCGCTGAAGGTTTGGCGATCGGATTTATCACCTATCCTTTACTCAAGTCGTTTCAAGGCAAAATGCAGGAAGTTCGACCGGCTGTATGGGCGATCGCCGCCATCTTTACCTTGCGATTTGTGTTGATGGGGCTACATATTGGAGGCTAG
- a CDS encoding asparaginase — MTRGKRTATLQVSLLREGITESTHCTQAVVCDDKGRVLSAAGDPETATFIRSALKPFQASAVTSSGTLERYNLSDRDLAIICSSHQGTTAQARQVFNILWRCEIEPTALQCPIPSGAQSALQHNCSGKHAGMLAVCQQRHWMKENYLRRNHPVQQLILSRVAELLRMPPDELIGVHDDCGAPTYYMQLGQMATLYAQLASGDHLDLERVVRAMTHYPEFVAGEEKFDTELMRVTQGELVSKSGAEGIQCISRIGEGMGLAIKVIDGSKRAKYAAAIYALKELGWISPMAADTLGDQFMSIGDYKRLEVSGELSII; from the coding sequence ATGACCAGGGGAAAACGTACCGCCACCTTACAAGTTAGTCTTCTCCGGGAAGGCATTACAGAATCCACCCACTGCACGCAAGCCGTAGTTTGTGACGATAAAGGGCGAGTCCTTTCTGCTGCTGGAGATCCAGAAACCGCCACCTTCATTCGCTCTGCCCTCAAACCCTTTCAAGCCTCAGCCGTCACCAGCAGTGGAACCCTGGAGAGGTACAATTTGAGCGATCGCGATTTAGCCATCATTTGCAGTTCCCATCAAGGAACCACCGCCCAAGCCAGACAAGTCTTCAACATCCTCTGGCGCTGCGAAATTGAACCCACCGCACTCCAGTGTCCCATTCCCTCTGGCGCTCAAAGCGCCCTCCAACACAACTGTTCTGGTAAACATGCTGGTATGTTAGCCGTTTGTCAGCAACGTCATTGGATGAAAGAAAACTATTTACGCCGCAATCATCCCGTGCAACAACTGATTTTATCCAGAGTTGCCGAACTGCTCAGAATGCCTCCCGATGAACTCATTGGTGTTCATGACGACTGTGGCGCACCTACCTACTACATGCAACTGGGGCAAATGGCGACCTTGTATGCTCAATTGGCTTCTGGCGATCATCTCGATTTAGAACGAGTGGTGCGAGCCATGACCCATTACCCGGAATTTGTTGCCGGTGAAGAGAAGTTTGATACGGAATTAATGCGAGTGACTCAGGGGGAGCTGGTGAGTAAGTCGGGAGCTGAAGGCATCCAATGCATTAGCCGTATTGGGGAAGGAATGGGTTTAGCCATTAAGGTGATTGATGGCAGTAAGCGGGCCAAATATGCCGCAGCCATTTACGCCCTCAAAGAGTTAGGCTGGATCAGCCCCATGGCGGCTGATACCCTTGGAGATCAGTTCATGAGCATTGGAGACTATAAACGCCTAGAAGTGAGCGGAGAATTGTCGATTATTTAG
- a CDS encoding CGLD27 family protein: MTEKPIWPCPVPDEQQPLNEYQALKESGFFRWGTLEPHQYWLKAIWIWGLSWVITGPVSAASFPMSKDPIRFTICASAGASLILILLLLRLYLGWKYIGDRLNSPTVSYEESGWYDGQIWEKSPESLTKDQLIVTYQVKPILKRLHWTFAGLGTLLGTEAISWVCF, encoded by the coding sequence ATGACGGAAAAACCCATCTGGCCTTGTCCCGTACCAGATGAACAGCAACCTCTCAACGAATATCAAGCCCTTAAAGAATCGGGCTTCTTTCGTTGGGGAACCCTAGAGCCTCACCAGTATTGGTTGAAGGCCATCTGGATTTGGGGATTAAGTTGGGTGATTACTGGGCCGGTGTCTGCCGCTAGTTTTCCCATGAGCAAAGACCCGATCCGATTTACCATTTGTGCCAGTGCTGGAGCCAGTTTGATCTTGATTTTATTGCTCCTGCGCCTATACTTAGGATGGAAATATATTGGCGATCGCCTAAATAGTCCCACTGTCTCCTACGAAGAATCCGGCTGGTATGATGGTCAAATCTGGGAAAAATCCCCAGAGAGCTTGACCAAAGACCAACTGATTGTTACCTACCAAGTCAAACCCATCCTCAAACGTCTTCATTGGACATTTGCGGGACTAGGCACACTGCTGGGAACGGAAGCGATTAGTTGGGTCTGCTTTTAA
- the rsfS gene encoding ribosome silencing factor, which translates to MSNFGQTPLSPTSIPSSAPSSPLSLESSQQMALTIAEAADDRKGEDILILKVDEVSYLADFFILVTGLSTVQVRAIARSIEDSVEEHFQRFPLRTEGKAEGSWVLQDFGEVIVHIFLPEERQFYNLDAFWSHAEPIEFQPKDS; encoded by the coding sequence ATGTCCAACTTTGGCCAAACCCCTCTTTCTCCAACCTCAATTCCCTCCTCAGCGCCCTCTAGTCCCTTGTCCCTAGAGAGTAGTCAGCAGATGGCCCTAACCATCGCAGAAGCAGCAGATGACCGGAAAGGGGAAGATATCCTGATCCTGAAAGTAGATGAAGTCTCTTATTTAGCCGATTTCTTTATATTGGTGACGGGATTATCCACCGTGCAAGTGCGGGCGATCGCCAGGTCGATTGAAGATAGTGTAGAAGAACACTTTCAGCGCTTCCCCCTGAGAACTGAAGGGAAAGCAGAAGGAAGCTGGGTTTTGCAAGACTTTGGAGAAGTCATTGTCCATATATTTCTCCCTGAAGAAAGGCAATTTTATAACCTCGATGCCTTCTGGAGTCATGCAGAACCCATAGAATTTCAACCCAAGGACTCATAG
- a CDS encoding glycosyltransferase family 4 protein encodes MRILIYSYNYAPEPIGIAPLMTELAEGLAERGHQVRVVTGMPNYPERQVYEGYRGKIYLTEVKNKVTIQRSYVYIKGPKPGLFDRLLLDGSFVVSSVVQAYRGWRPDVVFATIPPLPISVPVSLFSASRRSPVVLNLQDIVSEAAVRVGLLKRESILFKMAESLETLAYSTSEQISVIAEGFREKLLSQGISDRKITCIPNWVDVNFIRPLPQEPNDFRSKHQLDGKFVILYAGNIALTQGLSTVIEAAAQLQHLEAIQFVIVGEQKALGALQTECDRLKVTNVKLLPFQPRETLPQMYAAANIGLVVQKQRVTTFNLPSKIPLILSSGRVIVASVPDDGTAAKAVRDSQGGVVVEPENSQALADRIAQLYDNPAEVEQLGKQGRDYAMANFSLEQALNRYESLFEEAIESYPSKG; translated from the coding sequence ATGCGAATTCTAATTTATTCTTACAACTATGCTCCAGAACCGATTGGGATTGCCCCACTCATGACCGAGTTGGCTGAAGGTCTGGCCGAGCGGGGGCATCAGGTGCGGGTGGTGACGGGGATGCCCAATTATCCGGAACGGCAGGTTTATGAGGGTTATCGCGGTAAAATTTATCTGACTGAAGTAAAAAATAAGGTTACTATTCAACGCAGCTATGTTTATATAAAGGGGCCAAAACCGGGATTATTCGATCGCCTTTTACTTGACGGTAGTTTTGTGGTCAGTAGTGTGGTGCAAGCCTACCGGGGATGGCGACCCGATGTGGTTTTTGCGACCATTCCGCCCTTGCCGATTTCCGTTCCAGTGAGTCTGTTTTCGGCTTCTCGGCGCTCTCCCGTCGTCCTCAATTTACAAGATATTGTCTCAGAAGCGGCGGTACGAGTGGGCTTACTCAAGCGGGAATCTATCCTGTTCAAAATGGCAGAAAGTTTAGAGACGCTTGCCTATTCTACCTCAGAACAGATTAGCGTGATTGCAGAAGGATTTCGAGAAAAATTATTGTCCCAAGGAATTAGCGATCGCAAAATCACCTGTATTCCCAACTGGGTAGATGTGAACTTCATCCGTCCTCTACCGCAAGAACCCAATGATTTTCGCAGCAAGCATCAACTCGACGGTAAATTTGTGATCCTTTATGCGGGAAATATTGCCCTCACCCAAGGTCTAAGTACCGTCATTGAAGCAGCCGCCCAACTTCAACATCTCGAAGCCATTCAATTTGTGATTGTGGGAGAACAAAAAGCCTTGGGCGCTTTGCAAACGGAATGCGATCGCCTGAAAGTCACCAATGTTAAACTCCTGCCCTTCCAACCCCGTGAAACTCTCCCCCAAATGTATGCTGCGGCTAACATCGGCTTAGTGGTGCAAAAACAGCGCGTCACAACCTTTAACCTGCCCTCCAAAATTCCCTTAATTTTATCGAGTGGGCGAGTCATTGTCGCCTCGGTTCCCGATGATGGAACTGCCGCTAAAGCCGTTCGGGACAGTCAAGGGGGAGTAGTGGTTGAACCAGAAAACAGCCAAGCCCTCGCCGATCGCATTGCCCAACTCTATGATAATCCCGCCGAAGTTGAACAGCTAGGCAAGCAAGGGCGAGACTATGCCATGGCAAACTTTTCTCTTGAACAAGCGCTCAATCGCTATGAATCCCTATTCGAGGAGGCGATCGAAAGTTACCCTAGTAAGGGCTAA